TCGATCACAGCCGCCTGAAATCGATCCACGAGAAATGCCATCCTCGCGGATAGACGGAGCCATCTCATACCAATCCCACAAATTCAATGGGCGATCTCCAAATGAGTGGGCACGATTGCTGAATCGATTTTCAACAATCGCTCGCGCGCAATGAATCGTTCGGAGTTGGCGCGAGAGCAGATCGCGTCTTGTTCTTCATTGCGACTTTGCGGCCTGGCGTCGTTGCGATGAGTTCTTCTTGAGCGGATGCCAGGAGATGAAGGGAATGCCAAGGCGAAAAGAAGCTGGTTTTAATCGTCGCGTCGCTGCCGAAGCACTTCATAAAAGAGAATTCCTGCCGAGACAGCTGCATTCAATGAGTTGACCTGTCCCAGGACGGGAATCTTCACGAACTGAGTGCAGCGCTGTTCCAATGCGGGCTGGATGCCTCGCCCTTCGTTTCCGATCACCAGCACCGTGGCTCGTTGATAATCGGGGTCGAAGATCAGCTCGTCAGCATGATCCGATGTGCCGATGATCTGGAAGCCTCGACCTTGCAACATCTCGACTGTCGTGATCAGGTCGTCGGTCTCCGCAATCGGAACATGATTGACGGCTCCGACGGAACTTCGCGCCGCCAGGCTATTGACTGCCGCCTGTTCGCGAGTTCCGACGATGACGCCGTGGATCCCCAGCACATCGGCTGAACGAATGATCGCTCCGAAGTTGTACGGATCGTGCAGCCGATCGAGCAGCACCAGGACCGGGTTGGGCGGAAGTCCGTCGATCAGTTCGTCGACACGGCGGTAAGGAAAGGGCGGCATGCGGGCGGCCAGCCCCTGATGTTCTTCCGAACGACAGGATTTCGTGATCTGGCTATCGCTGACGGCGTGGGTGGGGATACCCAATTGCATGGCCAGCGAAACCACCTCGTCACGCGCTTGCGGCTCGCAACGATCGCTGTGCAGCATTTCAAGCACGGGCCAATAGGCGGCGCGCACGGTTTCCAGCACCAGGTTGCGGCCCCAGATCCAACATCGATTGTGGTTCGCCATCAGTGGACGACGTGAAGCAGTCATCTCGGGTCGTCTAATTCCAGCGGAGTCGCGAACGGAAACGGGTCGCCAATAGCGCCAGGCACGCGATGATCACCACGATCATCAGCATTCCGGCAACAGAATTCAGGCGAAGCAGATTCCAGGTGAGTGTCAACGAGGCAAAGGCCAGCAGCAGGCTGACCCCACCGACAAAATTCCAGGCCATGAGTTGTTCAACCAGTAGCAAGGCGATCGCTGCCAGCAACAGTGCGCGTGAGAATCCGGTTCCGGTTGAGATCGTTCGCACAGTCTGGCCTTCACCCCTGGTCTCTTCTTCCCATTCGGTGAGGTAAGTGAAGTCGAGTCCCGGGAACAGATCTTCGCGCATGTCCTCGACACGCAAGGCCGTCAGGTCGCTTTCCGCGGTGTCGACATTGACGGCGAACCAGTCGGTCCGACTGGCCGGTGGTCCCAGCACCACTTGATGAAAGCCGCTGACGGCCGTGGGTTCGGTGACGACCATTCGGCCATCGCTCGATGGTTGCACCGTTTTGGTTTCACCGTTGGGAGGTCGATGAGTCGCCGCGGTATCGGTGGCACGCAGGCCGACATGCGCTTGAAGCGGCTGTCCCACGAGGGTGTCCCGATCTTTCCAGCGACCGGCGATCGCGTAATGAACGGTTTCGTGCATCAGGGGGATCAAGCTGTGTCCCCAGACCGCCCAGGTGCTCCACTCGCGATCGATCGAGGTCGTCATCAGGATGACTCGCCCGCGGCCGAATGGGGCATCGACGATCGCGGGGTCGCCCGTCCGGAACCGCAAGGCGATGTTCGCGCCGCGATCCTGATCGACGTTCGCCTTGATGTACACAAACGTTTTCGTGCGTTCCAGACCGGCCCCGGGGTTGCCTTGGAACGGGGCGACGATCGGATGGCTGAAGTCTCCCGCGTCGAATTCGAAGGAGTCGCCTTTGGTCTTGATGTCACCGACCCGCTCGACAAGGCTGGCGGGTAGTAACGGCTGCTTGCCGCTGTGCAGGACCTGATTGTAGTTGTCGATCCGGACCTGATCGCCAAGACAGAAGACGACGCCCCCGCCAGCTTCAAGATAGCCTCGCAGGACTTCGGCCTCACGCTCGGTGAACAGACCGACGTTGCAGACGAAGACGCAGTCGAAGCGACTCAGGTCTGTTCCCAGCAGTTCGCCTTCGCGAATCACAGTCGGGCGAATGGGGCTGGTCAGTGCTCGGTTGGGGAGTTCGGGTGCGAGTGCCAGCTTCAGAAAGTCGGTCGCGTTTCCCATCGGTTCGCCGGAAGGCTTGCCGTTGATCAGCAGGACTTGCA
This Schlesneria paludicola DSM 18645 DNA region includes the following protein-coding sequences:
- the rlmB gene encoding 23S rRNA (guanosine(2251)-2'-O)-methyltransferase RlmB, producing the protein MTASRRPLMANHNRCWIWGRNLVLETVRAAYWPVLEMLHSDRCEPQARDEVVSLAMQLGIPTHAVSDSQITKSCRSEEHQGLAARMPPFPYRRVDELIDGLPPNPVLVLLDRLHDPYNFGAIIRSADVLGIHGVIVGTREQAAVNSLAARSSVGAVNHVPIAETDDLITTVEMLQGRGFQIIGTSDHADELIFDPDYQRATVLVIGNEGRGIQPALEQRCTQFVKIPVLGQVNSLNAAVSAGILFYEVLRQRRDD
- a CDS encoding BatA domain-containing protein codes for the protein MSSSFPILAFGFASPLMLWGLAAGSIPIVIHLLHRRRFQTEPWAAMRFLIAATKKQSRRMKLEQLLLLAIRTLAVLLVALALSRPTAETFGEYFQSASPKHRIIVIDATFSMGYAPSGRTRFERAKDLARQIIGGSRQGDAINLVRISDSSPRVVVRRPAYQSAAVMEEVDQLTLNDERVDASVVLKEIQELTTLAPELSRKEIYFITDLQAATWAPNQSTEVQNIRQELQKLADRTKIFWLNVGEPIAPNMAITNLRADDQFVLSNRAARIAANIKNFSAAPVSGQLVELVLDGRLADTKRVDVPAGQEIQTDFAPTFSGGEHRVEVRLTADALSVDDTRRLAIPVRDELQVLLINGKPSGEPMGNATDFLKLALAPELPNRALTSPIRPTVIREGELLGTDLSRFDCVFVCNVGLFTEREAEVLRGYLEAGGGVVFCLGDQVRIDNYNQVLHSGKQPLLPASLVERVGDIKTKGDSFEFDAGDFSHPIVAPFQGNPGAGLERTKTFVYIKANVDQDRGANIALRFRTGDPAIVDAPFGRGRVILMTTSIDREWSTWAVWGHSLIPLMHETVHYAIAGRWKDRDTLVGQPLQAHVGLRATDTAATHRPPNGETKTVQPSSDGRMVVTEPTAVSGFHQVVLGPPASRTDWFAVNVDTAESDLTALRVEDMREDLFPGLDFTYLTEWEEETRGEGQTVRTISTGTGFSRALLLAAIALLLVEQLMAWNFVGGVSLLLAFASLTLTWNLLRLNSVAGMLMIVVIIACLALLATRFRSRLRWN